Genomic segment of Candidatus Chlorohelix allophototropha:
AAAAGGGTCAATAGGGCGATTGTGACCCCGTAAAACGAAATACGTTTTTGCAGAAGCCGAATCCAGCCAAACTCGCTCTCTTGCCAATAAGTCGCGATTGTTAGCACAAGCGTTAAAGCCAGTAGCGCCCATACGCCGGATTCGCCTACTAACCAAAGTTTGCCGCGTACCAGTTGCACTGCCAACGCCAACAAAAATAGACCCGCTGCAATGGCAGAAGAAAGGCGTAATAGCTTGCCCGCAGGATTTGTTGAATTGGGTCGGTTGTCTGTAGCGGAGATAGCTTCTTCTCGCTCGGCGACACGATTATCAGGCTTTAGTTCCATCTATGAAAGCGCTACTTTACTGTTTAAGTTAACCATATGAGCGCTTATTTTAGCAGATTTTCAGGGACTTTACTAAAAGGTGGGTGAAGCAGCAGAATTTTATAAAATAAAAAGGCTCCGCAACTAGGATTCGAACCTAGAACCTACCGGTTAACAGCCGGTTGCTCTACCGTTGAGCTATTGCGGAACGGTTTAATTACCGAGGGAATTATATCTATTGTGAGCCTGCTTGTCAAGCTTTACAGGCTATCATTTTTGAGGGGGAAACAAGAACTGCTTTCCCCCTCCCACAAACTTCCTAACCGCGTTGTTGCTTGCGGCGTTGACGTTGTTGGCTCTTTTTCATTTTCTCCCGGCGTTCTACGCCTTTGGAAACGAAGAATCGCTTTCGTTTAAATTCGCTCAGCACGCCGGCTTTCTTAACCTGCTGGGTAAATCTTCGCAGCAAATTCTCAAAGCTTTCGCCATCTTCTTGCACTACTTGCACGCTTTATCACCCCTTCCTGACACAGTATTTATATGGGAAGACTCTTAATATAGAGAGTCATAATTGCAATTTTATTCTCTGGCGAAACGTTCATGTATTATATCACATTCCGCATTTATTTATGCTGTGCTATTATAGTACAAATTTTGTCAAAGAACCATAATTTGGCGTTCAGGAGAATTCAGGTGACCCACGACCACAAACTTTACGAAGAAAAAGTTTATAACATTAACGTAGAATCCTCGGAAATTCTTATATCACCCGCCGAGATAAAAGAAATGTTGCCGCTGACCGCAGTTTCAGAAAGAACCGTGTTGCGGGGTAGGCAGGCTTTAAATAATATATTGGATCGTAAAGACCACCGTATCTTTATGGTGGTGGGACCTTGCTCGATTCATGACCCTAAAGCGGCTGAGGAATATGCTCATCGCTTGTGCAAACTTGCGGCTGAGGTTAGCGACACGATATTTGTGATTATGCGGGTCTATTTCGAAAAGCCGCGTACTACTGTCGGTTGGAAGGGTTTTATCAATGACCCGCAAATGGACGATTCGTTCAAGATGCAAGAAGGGCTGATTTCGGCACGCCGTATCATGCTGCAAATAGCAGAGATGGGTTTGCCCATCGGCACTGAGGCACTAGACCCTATTGCAATCCAGTATTTCTCCGAATTGATTACTTGGGCGGCAATTGGCGCGCGTACTACCGAATCACAAACTCATCGCGAAATGGCAAGCGGTCTTTCTATGCCGGTAGGTTTCAAGAATGGCACTGATGGCAGCGTGCAGGTGGCGATTGATGCGCTGCTCTCCACTTTGCGTCCGCATCACTTTTTGGGGGTGGAACAAAACGGACGGGTAGCAGTATTCGGTACGCGAGGGAATCGCTACGGTCATTTGGTTTTACGCGGCGGGGGTGGTCGCCCGAATTATGACTCGGTAAGTATTTGGATGTGCGAACAGAGCCTTGAAAAAGCCAAACTCCCCTTAAACATCGTGGTAGATTGCAGCCACGCCAACTCGTTTAAAGATCATAATCTGCAACCGTTGGTGGTCAAAAATGT
This window contains:
- the rpsU gene encoding 30S ribosomal protein S21, with product MQVVQEDGESFENLLRRFTQQVKKAGVLSEFKRKRFFVSKGVERREKMKKSQQRQRRKQQRG
- a CDS encoding 3-deoxy-7-phosphoheptulonate synthase — protein: MTHDHKLYEEKVYNINVESSEILISPAEIKEMLPLTAVSERTVLRGRQALNNILDRKDHRIFMVVGPCSIHDPKAAEEYAHRLCKLAAEVSDTIFVIMRVYFEKPRTTVGWKGFINDPQMDDSFKMQEGLISARRIMLQIAEMGLPIGTEALDPIAIQYFSELITWAAIGARTTESQTHREMASGLSMPVGFKNGTDGSVQVAIDALLSTLRPHHFLGVEQNGRVAVFGTRGNRYGHLVLRGGGGRPNYDSVSIWMCEQSLEKAKLPLNIVVDCSHANSFKDHNLQPLVVKNVVNQILEGNKSIVGMMMESHLFEGSQPIPKDLSMLKYGVSVTDSCLDWEATEEIVRYAHQKLRDYLPGRFKKVR